A portion of the Chondrinema litorale genome contains these proteins:
- the hemE gene encoding uroporphyrinogen decarboxylase, producing MALKNDLILRAARGEKTERTPVWLMRQAGRILPEYRAVRNSLSGFIELVTTPELAAEVTIQPVDILGVDAAIIFSDILVIPEAMGLPYEMVEKKGPFFPETIKTAEDVAKLKVADVASDLGYVLEAIKITKKELNNRVPLIGFAGAPFTIFCYMIEGSGSKTFSKARRMLYQAPELAHQLLQKITDSTIAYLKAQITAGADLIQVFDSWAGILPPTQYESFSVPYMKQICDAITEVPKTLFAKGAYFSRHSLAALDCNAIGLDWNMDIAESRKLCAGKTLQGNLDPCALYASDSEIVKATKSMLDLFGFEKHIANLGHGVYPDINPEKVKVFIETVKEYSSNK from the coding sequence ATGGCTTTGAAGAACGATTTGATTTTAAGAGCTGCAAGAGGAGAAAAAACAGAGCGAACTCCTGTGTGGTTAATGAGACAGGCTGGAAGAATTTTACCTGAATACAGAGCAGTTAGAAACAGTCTTAGTGGATTTATTGAATTAGTAACAACTCCAGAATTAGCCGCAGAAGTTACCATTCAGCCAGTAGATATTCTGGGAGTTGATGCAGCCATTATATTTTCGGATATTTTAGTTATTCCCGAAGCAATGGGTTTACCCTACGAAATGGTAGAAAAGAAAGGTCCGTTTTTTCCAGAAACTATAAAAACTGCCGAAGATGTAGCCAAACTTAAAGTAGCTGATGTTGCTTCTGATTTAGGTTATGTACTCGAAGCCATAAAAATTACCAAAAAGGAACTTAATAACCGTGTTCCTCTAATCGGGTTCGCCGGAGCTCCTTTTACTATTTTCTGTTATATGATTGAAGGAAGCGGTTCTAAAACTTTTTCTAAAGCAAGAAGAATGCTTTACCAAGCACCAGAACTGGCACACCAATTACTTCAAAAAATTACAGACAGCACAATTGCTTACCTAAAAGCTCAAATTACTGCTGGCGCCGATTTAATTCAAGTTTTTGACTCTTGGGCAGGCATATTACCTCCTACACAGTACGAAAGCTTCTCGGTACCTTATATGAAACAAATCTGTGACGCAATAACAGAAGTACCCAAAACTTTATTTGCTAAAGGCGCTTACTTTTCGCGTCACTCATTGGCTGCTTTAGACTGTAACGCAATTGGTCTTGATTGGAACATGGATATAGCTGAATCTAGAAAACTGTGTGCAGGTAAAACCCTACAAGGCAATCTTGATCCATGCGCTTTATATGCCTCAGACAGTGAAATTGTAAAAGCGACAAAATCGATGCTCGATCTGTTTGGCTTTGAGAAACACATTGCAAACCTTGGGCATGGAGTATATCCAGACATCAACCCTGAAAAAGTGAAAGTATTTATAGAAACTGTAAAAGAATACAGCAGCAATAAATAA
- a CDS encoding PP2C family protein-serine/threonine phosphatase has product MQLNSAYQRVIEKLKVIGITSEDTIELKNTKNQLVFLAILMSFGGIMWGTILVAFGIYPPSVIPYGYVVLSFFNLLSFHLLKKFSLTRTFQIVISMLLPFALQWSLGGFIASGIIMLWATLALIGSITLLKGKGTYLWLCLFIALTAFSLYIDPYIAHLKPAIFTSNVSLVLVAVNMLTIISIIFILAKVKVDQDLMVKRELAETNDELLVSNDALQQIQEEISAQRDILEQNNKELKDYQQRIISSIESAKTIQKAFLPTANKVYNLFGEHFILYKPRDVVSGDFYWAHQFGNKRIFIEGDCTGHGVPGAFMTLISNAILNQIIQVEKTYDPAEIMEKSLQKLEYVLQQKITNNRDGLDISIVVIEEESDDFKVTFGAANQNLFYSLSNEIMELKGTRKRIGGITNSKKKFESTELILPKDSILYLFSDGYVDQNNLQRKKFSSIRLKNLLTEINDLPMADQKRELYSALHMHQKGAEQRDDITIIGIKLTPIDAVEKILEEEVDMVNI; this is encoded by the coding sequence ATGCAATTAAATTCTGCTTATCAAAGAGTTATTGAGAAGTTAAAAGTTATTGGCATTACCTCAGAAGACACAATAGAATTAAAAAATACTAAAAACCAATTGGTATTTTTGGCAATTCTAATGTCTTTTGGAGGCATAATGTGGGGTACAATTTTAGTAGCATTTGGAATATATCCTCCTTCTGTAATCCCTTATGGATACGTTGTGTTATCTTTTTTCAATCTATTATCATTTCATTTACTTAAGAAGTTTAGCTTAACAAGGACTTTTCAGATAGTGATAAGTATGCTATTGCCTTTTGCCTTGCAATGGTCTTTAGGTGGTTTTATAGCATCTGGTATTATTATGTTATGGGCAACTTTGGCATTAATTGGTTCTATAACATTGCTTAAAGGGAAAGGTACTTATTTGTGGCTGTGTCTCTTTATAGCGCTTACAGCTTTTTCATTATACATAGATCCATACATTGCCCATTTAAAGCCTGCTATATTTACTTCTAATGTATCTTTGGTTTTAGTAGCAGTGAATATGCTTACCATAATTTCCATCATATTTATTTTGGCAAAAGTTAAAGTAGATCAAGACCTTATGGTAAAAAGAGAATTAGCAGAAACAAATGATGAGTTATTAGTTTCTAATGATGCACTTCAACAAATCCAAGAGGAGATTTCTGCGCAGAGAGATATTTTAGAGCAAAACAACAAAGAACTAAAAGATTACCAGCAAAGAATAATTAGTAGCATTGAGTCTGCAAAAACAATTCAAAAAGCTTTTTTACCTACAGCTAATAAAGTTTATAATCTGTTTGGAGAACATTTTATATTGTACAAACCTAGAGATGTAGTCTCTGGTGATTTTTATTGGGCACATCAATTTGGTAATAAAAGAATCTTTATTGAAGGCGATTGTACAGGTCATGGTGTTCCGGGTGCTTTTATGACGCTCATCTCTAATGCTATTTTAAACCAAATTATTCAGGTTGAAAAAACCTATGATCCGGCTGAGATTATGGAAAAATCTCTTCAAAAATTGGAGTATGTGCTACAACAGAAAATTACGAATAATCGAGATGGGCTAGATATTTCAATTGTAGTAATTGAAGAAGAGTCCGATGATTTTAAGGTTACTTTTGGTGCAGCAAATCAGAATTTATTCTATAGTTTATCTAATGAAATTATGGAATTAAAAGGGACTAGAAAAAGAATTGGTGGAATAACTAACTCTAAAAAGAAGTTTGAAAGCACCGAGTTAATTTTGCCTAAAGATTCTATTTTATATTTGTTTAGCGATGGTTATGTAGACCAGAATAATTTGCAGAGAAAGAAATTCTCTTCTATTAGATTAAAGAATTTGCTTACAGAAATTAACGATTTACCAATGGCAGATCAAAAAAGAGAATTATATTCTGCATTGCATATGCACCAGAAAGGAGCTGAGCAACGAGACGATATTACTATAATTGGTATTAAATTAACCCCAATAGATGCTGTAGAAAAAATACTTGAAGAAGAGGTAGATATGGTTAATATCTAA
- a CDS encoding succinylglutamate desuccinylase/aspartoacylase domain-containing protein: protein MERLIGDTGRKDTGKLILCIGAIHGNELSGVLALERVFNYLYKNDITLNGRLIGFRGNLQAIERGQRFIDRDLNRVWADEIIQTALKKPYLFAEYSELKQLFEAFQQVGFADYPNRVFLDLHTTSAENGTFIMVEDLEDTAYMVNQLHAPVILGLHNGLLNTNVPYMHMHGFKAMAFEAGKIGSHQAIDNQELTIWQILHANDFIEWKDIPDNIQNYTLLLDQNAHLPQVMKLDYCHKIHPNDNFIMKPGFKNFDYIKRGTLLAEDDNGEIRATSDGFMLMPLYQKEGNDGFFLVSEVKESKEDLSLME, encoded by the coding sequence ATGGAAAGATTAATTGGAGATACCGGAAGAAAAGATACCGGAAAGCTCATTTTATGTATTGGAGCTATTCATGGTAATGAGTTAAGTGGCGTTTTGGCTTTGGAGCGTGTTTTTAATTATCTGTACAAAAACGACATTACGCTTAATGGCAGACTTATCGGTTTTAGAGGAAATTTACAAGCTATTGAACGCGGGCAGCGATTTATAGACAGAGACCTTAACAGAGTATGGGCTGACGAAATAATTCAGACTGCTTTAAAGAAACCTTATTTATTTGCAGAGTATAGCGAACTAAAACAACTTTTTGAAGCTTTTCAGCAAGTTGGTTTTGCAGACTATCCCAATAGAGTATTTCTAGATTTACATACCACTTCTGCAGAAAATGGCACTTTTATAATGGTAGAAGATTTAGAAGATACAGCCTATATGGTAAATCAATTACATGCACCAGTTATTCTTGGTTTACACAATGGTTTATTAAACACCAATGTGCCTTACATGCATATGCATGGTTTTAAAGCAATGGCTTTTGAAGCTGGTAAAATTGGATCTCATCAGGCAATTGATAATCAAGAGCTTACCATCTGGCAGATACTGCATGCAAATGATTTTATTGAGTGGAAAGATATCCCAGATAATATTCAAAATTATACTTTACTATTAGATCAAAATGCGCATTTGCCACAGGTAATGAAATTAGACTATTGCCATAAAATACATCCTAATGACAATTTTATAATGAAGCCGGGTTTTAAAAACTTCGATTATATTAAAAGAGGGACACTTTTGGCGGAAGATGATAACGGAGAGATTAGGGCAACATCTGATGGTTTTATGTTGATGCCGCTTTACCAGAAAGAAGGAAACGATGGTTTTTTTCTTGTAAGTGAAGTAAAAGAAAGCAAAGAAGATTTAAGTTTGATGGAGTAG
- a CDS encoding aminotransferase class V-fold PLP-dependent enzyme yields the protein MISFYPGPSQIYPQVKDFMIEAADTGILSVNHRSEEFVDLSKKCQQLMRQKLGIPTNYQIFYCSSATECWEIISESFLSAFSLHIFNGAFGEKWFEYRKKIMPNAMGIPFHYQRDLGMNQLRKLVKPEIKPELVCVTQNETSNCTQIKNKKLRKLRKQFNESLICVDATSSMAGIKFDWHLADIWFSSVQKCFGLPAGMSIMVCSPNAVERALELNHNQHYNSLVSMVDKMKAYQTTHTPNVLNIFLLKKVMDMVEPIETLSKKMKVRSRMLNKFFIDKGYRLLVENSSVRSYTVMGVKGEASKIAQIKKDAKSAGLLLGNGYGNWKQNTFRIANFPALSDHNFEELKDFFSNYKM from the coding sequence ATGATTTCATTTTATCCAGGACCATCGCAAATATACCCACAAGTTAAAGATTTTATGATAGAAGCTGCAGATACAGGTATCTTAAGTGTAAATCATCGTAGCGAAGAATTTGTAGACCTTTCTAAAAAATGTCAGCAGTTAATGCGACAAAAGCTGGGGATTCCGACTAATTATCAGATATTTTACTGCTCTTCTGCCACCGAATGCTGGGAAATAATTTCAGAATCGTTTTTAAGCGCATTTAGTCTCCATATTTTTAATGGTGCCTTTGGAGAAAAATGGTTTGAATACAGAAAAAAGATTATGCCTAATGCAATGGGGATTCCCTTTCATTACCAAAGAGATTTAGGCATGAACCAATTAAGAAAACTGGTAAAACCTGAAATTAAGCCCGAATTAGTTTGTGTAACTCAGAATGAAACATCAAACTGTACTCAGATAAAAAATAAAAAGCTAAGGAAACTTAGAAAACAATTTAATGAATCTTTAATCTGTGTAGATGCAACATCTTCTATGGCAGGTATTAAATTCGACTGGCACTTGGCAGATATCTGGTTTTCTTCAGTACAAAAATGTTTCGGTTTACCAGCCGGAATGTCTATAATGGTTTGTTCTCCAAATGCTGTAGAAAGAGCTTTAGAGCTAAATCACAACCAGCATTACAACAGTTTGGTATCGATGGTAGACAAGATGAAAGCTTACCAAACTACTCACACACCTAATGTACTCAACATCTTTCTGTTGAAAAAAGTAATGGACATGGTTGAGCCTATTGAAACTCTTTCTAAAAAGATGAAGGTGCGCTCTCGCATGCTCAATAAGTTTTTTATAGATAAAGGTTACAGACTTTTAGTAGAAAACTCATCAGTAAGATCTTACACTGTAATGGGAGTAAAAGGAGAAGCTAGCAAAATAGCTCAAATTAAAAAAGATGCAAAAAGTGCTGGTTTGCTCTTAGGCAATGGCTATGGAAATTGGAAGCAAAACACTTTTAGAATCGCCAACTTTCCGGCTCTTAGTGACCATAACTTTGAAGAACTCAAAGACTTTTTTAGTAATTACAAGATGTAA
- a CDS encoding family 2 glycosyl transferase — MTETEAFLNSAKIYLEKYAWQPVWQFPDFKSEIKNIIVIPCYLEPDLIDTLKSLYRCKKSKFPVEVLVIINNAANASEEDKVFNRETLEQANQWIESHQSNQLKFNCVLVDDLPPKHAGVGLARRIGMDAALNYFYKTGINGIITCFDADSTVKNNYLTELEKFTLNADAGIATIAFNHQFETIGDVEKDGIIHYELFLRYYILGLRYANYPFSMHTIGSSMACKASAYARHGGMNRRKAGEDFYFIHKLAPHENHIHLKDTCVYPSCRTSFRVPFGTGKAQQEWLEGNSKIAETYQPIIFEELKTFLKQLESLFSKQNQTFTFSEKIQQFLDTQNFNQEVKRIIQNSKSEIVIRKKFFQWFDGFKTLKMVHFLRDQYYENIPLFDAAKGLLSMLNIEVESIKSTKKLLEIYREIDDK, encoded by the coding sequence ATGACGGAAACAGAGGCTTTTTTAAACAGTGCTAAAATCTATTTGGAAAAATATGCTTGGCAACCAGTTTGGCAATTCCCAGATTTTAAAAGCGAGATAAAAAACATCATTGTTATTCCTTGTTATTTAGAGCCTGATCTAATTGATACATTAAAAAGCCTATATCGTTGCAAGAAATCTAAATTTCCTGTTGAGGTACTTGTTATAATAAACAATGCTGCAAATGCTTCTGAAGAAGATAAAGTATTTAATAGAGAAACACTTGAGCAAGCCAATCAATGGATTGAAAGCCATCAATCGAACCAGTTAAAGTTTAACTGTGTATTAGTTGACGATTTACCTCCTAAACATGCTGGTGTTGGTTTAGCTCGCCGAATAGGAATGGATGCTGCACTCAATTATTTCTATAAAACTGGTATAAATGGAATAATAACTTGCTTTGATGCAGATAGTACCGTAAAAAATAATTACCTAACTGAGCTTGAAAAATTTACTTTAAATGCAGATGCTGGCATTGCGACAATTGCATTTAATCATCAGTTTGAAACTATTGGAGATGTTGAAAAGGACGGAATAATACATTACGAATTGTTTCTTCGCTATTACATTCTCGGTTTAAGGTATGCCAATTATCCATTTTCTATGCATACGATTGGCTCATCTATGGCTTGCAAAGCATCTGCATATGCGCGACACGGAGGCATGAACCGCCGAAAAGCTGGCGAAGATTTTTATTTTATTCATAAACTAGCACCTCACGAAAACCACATTCACTTAAAAGATACTTGTGTTTATCCATCTTGTAGAACTTCGTTTAGAGTTCCTTTTGGTACTGGAAAAGCGCAACAAGAATGGCTAGAAGGCAATTCAAAAATTGCAGAAACCTATCAACCAATAATTTTTGAAGAGTTAAAAACTTTTCTAAAACAATTAGAATCTTTATTCAGCAAACAAAATCAAACTTTCACCTTTTCTGAAAAAATACAGCAATTTCTAGATACACAAAACTTCAATCAGGAAGTCAAAAGAATCATCCAAAACAGTAAATCAGAAATTGTTATTCGTAAGAAGTTTTTTCAATGGTTTGATGGATTTAAAACATTAAAAATGGTGCATTTTCTTAGAGATCAATACTATGAGAACATTCCATTATTTGATGCTGCCAAAGGTTTACTTTCGATGCTTAATATAGAAGTAGAAAGCATTAAGTCTACAAAAAAACTATTGGAAATTTACAGGGAGATAGACGATAAATAA
- the thiL gene encoding thiamine-phosphate kinase codes for MKRTELNALGEFGLIKEIQDNAKLHHSETLKGIGDDAAVIEAGDHVKVVTTDMLVEGVHFDLSYVPLKHLGYKSVVVNISDIAAMNAIPKQITMSVAISNRFSKEAIDEFYEGVFTACEQYKVDLIGGDTTSSRSGFVISVTAIGEAKKEEVVYRNTAKDKDIICATGDLGGAYVGLQVLEREKQEFLSNPNMQPQLDRFEYVVMRQLKPEARMDLIHEFRELGIVPTSMIDISDGLASEILHITRSSGVGAVLFEDKLPIEKQMLETLTSEFENLSASTCVLNGGEDYELLFTISQEDYEKIKTHKDISFIGYIDSNMKGVKLKTRAEQIIDVEAQGWVHFRDSL; via the coding sequence ATGAAAAGAACAGAATTAAATGCCCTTGGCGAATTCGGTTTAATAAAAGAGATTCAAGATAATGCTAAATTACATCACTCAGAAACCTTAAAAGGAATTGGTGATGATGCAGCAGTTATAGAAGCGGGCGATCATGTGAAAGTTGTTACCACAGATATGTTGGTAGAAGGAGTTCATTTCGATTTGAGTTATGTACCTCTTAAGCATTTAGGATACAAATCTGTAGTTGTAAATATTTCTGACATCGCTGCTATGAATGCTATTCCTAAGCAAATCACAATGAGTGTAGCCATTAGCAATCGCTTTTCTAAGGAAGCTATAGACGAATTTTACGAAGGAGTTTTTACTGCCTGCGAGCAATACAAAGTCGATTTGATTGGAGGAGATACTACTTCTTCTAGATCTGGTTTTGTAATTTCTGTTACCGCAATCGGTGAAGCTAAAAAAGAAGAGGTTGTTTACAGAAACACCGCTAAAGACAAAGATATTATTTGTGCTACAGGAGATTTAGGTGGCGCTTATGTTGGCTTGCAAGTTCTTGAAAGGGAAAAACAGGAGTTTTTGAGTAATCCAAACATGCAGCCTCAACTTGATAGGTTCGAATATGTAGTTATGAGGCAACTTAAGCCAGAAGCTCGTATGGATTTAATTCATGAATTCCGCGAGTTAGGCATAGTTCCAACATCTATGATCGACATTTCAGATGGATTGGCTTCTGAAATTCTGCATATTACAAGAAGCTCAGGTGTAGGTGCAGTACTTTTTGAAGACAAATTGCCAATAGAAAAACAGATGTTGGAAACACTTACTTCAGAATTTGAAAATCTATCTGCAAGTACATGTGTGCTCAACGGTGGAGAAGATTATGAGTTATTATTTACAATCTCTCAGGAAGATTACGAGAAAATAAAAACTCATAAAGACATTAGTTTTATTGGCTATATAGATAGCAATATGAAAGGTGTAAAACTAAAAACCAGAGCAGAGCAAATTATAGATGTTGAAGCTCAGGGTTGGGTACATTTTAGAGATAGTTTATAA